Below is a window of Drosophila nasuta strain 15112-1781.00 chromosome X, ASM2355853v1, whole genome shotgun sequence DNA.
ACTTCCATCGCCGACAACTGCGCCATGGGCAGGAGGGCGTGGAGATCGGATCCGATGCGGAAATCAAGTGGGCTGCCCACTTGCTGCACATCAGCGCCGAAGGAATGCATCGTGCGCTAACCAGTCGCACCACCGAAGCGCGCGCCGAGCGTTTGCACACGCCGCTGGGCATCGACCAGGCGCTGGATGCGAGAGATGCGTTCGCCAAGGCGCTGTACGCGGGTCTCTTCAACTGGCTGGTGTCACGCATCAATTCGATTGTACAGAAGGGCGGCACCCATGATGCGCATCGCATCAGCATACTGGACATCTTTGGCTTCGAGGATCTGGCGGAGAACAGTTTCGAGCAGCTGTGCATCAACTATGCCAACGAGAATCTGCAGTTGTATTTCAACAAGCACGTCTTCAAGCTGGAGCAGGCGGAATATGCCAGGGAGCGACTCGAGTGGACGCCGCTCGCCTGGGACGACAATCTGCCCGTCATCCATCTGCTGGCGAAGAAGCCCGTTGGCATTTGTCATCTGCTCGACGACGAATCAAACTTTCCGCGTGCCACCGATCTGAGTTTCCTCGAGAAGTGCCACTACAACCATGCACTCAGCGAGCTATACGCTCGACCCCGGATCGGAGCTCAGGAGTTCGGGGTAACGCATTACGCCGGCCAAGTCTGGTACTGTGTCGATGGCTTCCTCGACAAGAATCGCGATGCGCTGCGTGGCGATGTCCTGGAATTGCTCGCCACCAGTCGTTTGCCCCTGGTCAGCGAATTGACGAAGCAACTGCGCGCCCAGCGGGACGCTGGCAAAACACTGCCCAAGGGCAGCAACGGTCGCTTTGTCACGATGAAGCCACGCACACCGACGGTGGCCGCGAGGTTCGCGGActcgctgcagcagctgctgcagtcgaTGGGACGTTGCCATCCCTGGTTCGTGCGCTGCATCAAACCCAATCAGGAGAAGCAGCCGCTGCGCATGGACATGCCCTGTGTGCTTCAACAGCTGCGCTACCTCGGCATGCTCGACACCATACAAATCCGACAGCGTGGCTACCCGGTGCGCCTGCGCTTCCAGCACTTCGTCGAACGCTACAGGCATTTGCTGAGCTCGCCCCTGGCTCGCGGCACACCGTACCGCGAACTCTGCCGCATGCTGCTGGAGGCCATGCCACGCACTGGTGTCGAGGGACCCGATTACCAGCTGGGCGCCACACGCGTCTTTCTGCGCGAGGCGCTGCACCGCGCGCTCGAAAGTGGACGCACGGAGCGATTGCGTCAAGCGGCGGTTCACATTCAGCGCCACGTGCGTGGCATGTTGGTGCGACGCCAGCTAACACGTCGCCAGCTGGCTGCCACCAAGCTACAGGCACGTTGGCGTGGCCAGCGTCAGCAACAGCGCTACGAGCACCTGCGTCACGGTGCCTTAACCGTGCAACGGCTGTGGCGTGGCAAGCAGGCGCGTCGTCGCGTGCAGCAGCTGCGATCCGATCATCGCAGGCGGCAGGAGGCGCGTGAGGCAGCTCAAAGGGCGCGTGAGGCACGCGAGGCTAAGCAGGCGGTGCTGGAGCGCAGTCAGCTGAGCTATCTGGACATTCCCGCCGAGCTGGCGTTCATCTACTCGAAGCTGCAGGGCTGGCAGCCACCGCACAGCGATCGGCATCTGGTCAAGGTGCTCGGAACAGTGCCCGGACCTCCGGCGGCCAGTGCTCAGCTGCCCCCGGATCTGGGTCAGTTTAGCTTTGGCAAGTTCAGCAGCGTCTATTGCAACGGACTGCGACTGCAGCCGCGTCGCGAACCCATAACGGCACCGCTGCTGACGCGTGCAGCATCGCGGGATCAAGACTTTCAGGATGCCTTGGCCGTGTTTAAGCTGATACTGCGCTGGAGCAACGACAAGGCGCTGGAGGGCGAGGGCGCCAAAGAGAAGCTGCTCGCCGACTACATTGTGCACAAGGCGCTCAGCTCACGCGGGTTGCGTGACGAGATCTTGGTGCAGCTCTGCAATCAGCTGCACGGCGCAGAGCCTGCACTGGCCACCCGCCTGTGGCAGCTGCTCGGTCAGTGCTTGTGCTGCTTCCAGCCGAGCGCCGCCTTTAGCAAATACCTGCTGAAGTTTGTCACCGACGAGGCGCCTGCTCCGCCCACTCGCCAACTGCTGCAGCGCCAGTTGCTGCGTCAGCAGAGTAGCTCAGGTGGTGCAGCCGCCTGTCGTAGCTTCGTCCCTGCCTGGCTGGAGTGGCGTGCCTGGGCTCGCGGTTGCGACATGGCGTTGCCCCTGACGCTGCCCGACGAGGCCAGCCAAACTGTGGCCGTTGATTCGTGGACCAGTTGCGAAGAGGCAGCCGCCTTGGCTGTGTCTACGCTGGGCGTGGCCAGTCGCGGCTGGACGTTGGTGCTCGACGATGGCCAGCAGCTGACGGACAGCTGTGGCCTGGACTATGTCATGGATCTGATTGCCGAGAAGGAGTTGTGCCCGGCTTTCCCCGCACCGCGCAGTGATCTGCTGCGTTCCGGCGCCAAATTCACACGTACCACGCTACCCGAGGGCGTCAAACGTCCCGGAGTTCCGCCGCCTGCGCCACCGACATCCGCAggagcagcagccgccgctgGGGGAAGCGGGGGAGCTGCAGCCAGCAagcgagagcaacaacagcgcgatgacgaagaggaggaggaatcACAGTCAACGCCGCAGCGTCGCAGTAGCCGGGAGCTGCTGTCGCGCAGTTCGGCCCTTAACGAACGCTACTTCGAGCGCACCGAGGAACCCATTACACCGCATTTGGTGCCTGGGGCGCAGTCGAAGTCGCGCTCCAAGTCCCTGGACGATCTACTGGCCGGTGACATGGGCAGCCAGCAATTGCCGCTGCCGGACAGCGATTCGCAGGAGTCGCCGCTGCACACACTCGCCTTGGGTTTGTCCGAGAGCCGGCTGAATGAGCGCTATCACTCCGCCGAGCGTCTCGCTCCCATGGGCAAGGAGTCGGCGCCACGCTACCAGAAGTCGCAGCATGCGGGCAGACGATCGCATGCCGCCTCGCATGGCTCGGCCCACTCGAGCAAGTACAACATGGACAAGTCGGAGTATGCCACACGTTCCTCGGCCATGTCCGACACCAGTGAGGCGCCCTCGCTCGCCAGTCATGTGCGTCGAGTGCGAGTTCCTTCGCAGGCCTCGGACGTTGATCAGTTCCTGGACGATCTATTTAGTCCGGTGCTGGACGGTTCCCTCGACGAGTTGTCCGATGCACGTTCCTTGGCTGCCAGTATTCGCGGTGGCGGTGCTCAGAACCTGGACGAATTCCTTGATGATTatgtggatgatgatgatgaggacgaTCTGCTCGCCGCGCTCAGCAGTCGGGAGCAGTTGGTGGCCTGCATCAAGGGCGGCGGCAGCACCGAGCACAGCAATGCAACGGCCACTGCCGATCCGCTGCTGCATCAACTGATGCAGCTGCCTGGCGGTGAACCAGACGCAGCTCCCGCTGCGCTCTATCAGCAGCAGGTGCAGCGCGCCTTCCTGCAATCGGCCATGGCACAGAATCTGCAGatacagcagcagctgctcgcCCAGAATCAGGCACTGCAGACGCTGCTCAGTCAGCAGGCACAAGCGGGCCGAGACCGCGACAGCAACGCCAACGGAAATGTCATTACGAATAGCCACAACAGAGACCCGAGCGGATCTCCGCCAGCTGCTGGTGGAGGCGGCAACTCGCCGCCTTCGCCAGTGCAGTCTCCGCTGCGCATGAAGACGACCACAATGATGACAACGacgcgcagcagcagcctggTGCTCGAGGCAGCATCGGGTATGCAGCCGCCGGCGCCTCCTCCACCACCGCCAATGCCGCCACCGCTGGAGGGCAAGGATCCGTCGGAGACGCGACACTTCCTGGATCCCTATGGACGTGCCAAGACAGTCCGCATTGGAAAATGGCGCTGGCCACCACCGCAAGGCGAGCCACAGTTCCAGACCGAGGAGGACTTCTTTGCCTTCAAgctgcggcagcagcagcgcaagACGACGCCGCAGGCACAGCACAGCCTGGGCGGCGCCAGTGCCACGGCCATCGAGTGGGAGGAGTTTGAGATAGAGTCATGTAAGAGTCCCACGCCTCCGGCGGGATTAGGCAACCGTATGCCCGTAATGCAGATGCATAGGAGCAGCATGCGCTTGGAGACGAATGGTTCTTCCGGAATGGATGgagtgcagctgcagcaacagcaacagctgatgACATCGACTGGGTCTGGGTCGGTGACGACAACCACAACACAGATGACAACGAGCACAAAACTGGCGAAGAAGAGCTTCGAGATTGGCGCCGATCGTCCGCCGCCTGGCAGCGTTGGCAAGCTCAAACTCAGCTCAGAAATGCGCCAGCGTCTGGAACAGGTAACTGCGGGACACTCGGTGCGTTCGACCGTCTCCAACAAGTCGGAGCAGCGAGCACCCGCCAAGCTCGAGGACACGCGCAAGTTgatgctgcagcaacagctagGCGGACTCTTTGCCAGCGTTAATGCGACGCCCGCCGTCGAGTCCCTGGCCACAGTGCGCACCCAGATCGAGCGCATGGAGGGCAAACTGTCACCGCCCCCCGCTCCGCCCACAGCCTGGCCAGGAGTACTGCTACCGCCAGCGCCATCGGTGCCAGCACCACCGCCACCCATTCGACCGCCAAGCATGGCACCACCCGCTCCGCCGCCGGCGCCGCAAAGTccgctgcaactgcagcattCTCCGGAAGCGGAGGAACCCGAGCCGGACTATCGCAAGGAGCATGTGCCGGCGTTCATACAGCGACAAGAGCGGGATACCTTCGGTGCAGTGCGTCAGCCGATGGGatcgcagctgctgctgcaccaccagcaacagcagcagcagcaacaacaacagttgcagctgcaacagcaacagctgcaccgttaccaacaccaacagcagtcGCTGCACGACCAGCATCAGGATCAGCACTCCGTTGCAGTCTGGGAACAGGAGCTGCAGACCGAACGCGAGCGTTcgcgcagtcgcagtcgatcGCGGGATCGCGAGGACTATTCGGAGTCGGTGTGGGATCGGGCGGAGGTCGAGGGTCCGGCCTCAGGAAGTGGCAGCGAGAAGGAGCGCGAGAAACGAGAACGCGAACGCGAGCGTTTGTACGAACTACGTCAGGTGGAGCGCGAGAAGGAAAGTCACAAAGTATATCAGCCGGCGCCACCGCGCGTCATACAAGCCAGCCTGGATACGACCGGATCGAAGTCGACTCGGGAACGGGAGCGAGAGCGGGAACGTGAACCAGCCACGTTCCGCACACACATGGCCCAGAAGTATGAGCACGAACGAAAGCGAAAGAGCTCCGCTAGCTCAGCGGGCGTCAGAGAGTCCGAGTCGCTGCTCCTtgactcctcctcctccataTCGATGTCCCCGGTCGTGGTGCCCGCCCCAGTGCCGCCTGCGCCTGTAACACCTACAtccgcagccgcagcagcaagtgcGGTCACTAGCTCAGCAGTTGGCGCCGCTTCCGGTGGGTCGACAGCCTGTCTCACCTACAATCGGGTGCCATGGAAGTTGCGGGTGCGCAAGGAAGTCTTTCAGCCGCACGAACCGATTGGACCGCCCGTCGCCCTGGATCTGCTCTTCGCCCAGGTGTTGAGCGATGTGTTTGGTGTGACGCCCTGCTTGCGCATAACGCCGCAGGAGAAAAACGCCGCCCTCAATATGTTGCATGGCCATGGCGTCAGCGTCGACACCTTGGCTGCCCGTGGGCAACAGGTGCGCGCCCTGGTGAAGCGTCATCTGGTGGACATGGCTCGCGATTGGCCGCTCTACTTCGCACGTCTCTTTGCTGTGCAGGGCGCTCCTTTATATCCGGATGTCTCCATCATGGGTGTCTCACACAGCGGCCTCTATTTGGCTCGTCGCGATGCCGACTATCTGATTGTGGTGCAGGCCATTTCCTTCGCCGAGATCCAGAACGCTGTCACGCTGCCGCGACCCGCTGCACTGCAGCTCAATCTGCGCAATGGGAAGCATCTAGCGTTACATGCCACACGCGCTGCCGCCATTCAGTCGATGATCACCGGATTCGTCGCAGAGTATCGCAAGGTAAGTTCCTGCATACTTGTTTACTACTCGTTCTTCCCTTACTTCCtttaaatgtttatgtttgATAAGAGAGTTCTTTATgtctttagttttttattagAAAGGCAGAGAGagcttttgttatttgattAGCTTACAGCATATATTTTAAGCTTGTCCAAATTAAACATTGCGGAGCATGTTTATGTAGATGGGAGAGtcaatactttttttaaatagaaatgttTAGACGTAAATCAAAGAAATTAGTTATAATTTATTGGTAATCCATGTTTATGAAATGGTTCACATGTTTCGATAATAAGAGAACAACTTAATGATTCTAAGGAAACCTTTTAGTTACATATTAGGACTTTTGAAACTTACTAGTCAATTGAAATTGGCAATGAAACAGTGAAATATTACACATCATATAAGCATAgctaactatttaaatatttcgtcTAAAAGGGATTCGAGTATTTGTTTGCcttaaaaaaacataaacaacataTGTTGATTGGTGATCAATTCAATTTGGTTTAGCTCACACTGTATTCGTATTTAGACTAACTTGAATTAAATAGTTCCATTGCTAGCtatataaaagttaaaagctTGAGAATCACAGAGGAAAACTTGACAATTTGAGAATCTCTAGGGAAGTCTTTGAGTATTTACTTTTCTTAAAATAACATAGACAAcaagtttattatatttaaaagaaattaatataacgGGTAAAACTTAGATTAAACAGTTCCATTGGGAATCGTAGAGAATGCGATAATTACAATTCACATTTGTGAGATTGACAATTTGAGAATCTCTGGGGAAGTCTTTGAGTATTTACTTTCTTTAAGAAAACATAGACAAACTATTATCATAAAATTGCACTTAGATTAAATAGTTCGATTGGGAATCGCAGAGAATGCCGCATACAATTcccattttttaaattgacaaTTTAAGAATCGCCGAGGAAGGCTTTTAGTATTTACTTTCATGAAGAAGTCATTAGACAATGCATTATTGCAAACAACTTGAAGCTCTTTAAAAGTACAGCGAATAAGTCCTGTTAGAGAAAAAGCTGTTTGGGGGCAACCTTTCTTCTTCCACCACAATACATTTGttcgatttgttttatttcgcGCTTCGTCGCATATTCGCACGTGTCGCTCAAAGCAGAAGCTCAGTGGGTCTCACTGGCCAGTGTGACCATAACTTGGCGACACCCAGCGACAATCACATATTGATATTGATGCATTCGATCGATCGATCAAACGAACGATCGGTGGAACGGTTTGTGCTGTCTTTCTTTGAATGCAGCTCttaagttattttaatttaattcagtTTGGATGTGAAAACTTGTCGAACGCCAAAACCTGAAGACGGTCGCCGTCCCAAGTCGCAAGTCCCGGTTCAAGTCTAAGGCCGAAGACGAAACCCGAATCCCAAAACCCGGTTCGTCTCTCCGCCTAGCGAAACAGTTAACAAAAAAGCCGCTTAGACCACTTGCTattctctctctatttctctccctctctcgctctctattTACGCTCGGTTTGCTTTTCACTCAACTGCCTTTCTCTTGCACTCTCTTCGTTTATCTTTCTgtgctctctccctctcccactctctcggtgtgtgtgttctgCTCGACTGGGAGTGAAATGGTCAGCCGAATGGTCCCCAGTCTGCGTGTTGCCTCTTTTGACCAGTCTGCccagtttttttgttgccagttTGTTACAAATGTTCGGTAACGGCACCACGCAGAGAACGCGCGCGCGTCTGCAAAAGCGAACCCATCAAATACCAATTCTTCAGCTGCCAGTcttctatttctttttgttgttgtgctgtgctgtgttgttttgttgaccaacttttttttttactttgctttttCCTGTGTGTACTATGCtatgaatgaaatgtttttgttaGTGCCAACCACTCAAAGATAGCTGTAATGTGTCTGTGTGACCCATTAATCAATGCAGGTCTCCAAAATACAAACAGACAAAGTCTCTTTCACCAGCATTCCTCTTGGGAAGTGCATTCTATGTAGAGTCTTTGACCTTGAAATCAATCGTGTCTCTTGACGGCTTTTGTTTGAAGttgtcaaattaaaataaattgcgaaAACTGCAACTGAAATTTTCGCAAATGGCCAGGAGAGAGGAGAAGAGGCCAGGGAAGCAGaggaagcagcagcaccagcaacaacagatgAAGAAGTGCCACTAAAAACGACAGCAAAAgacaataaaagcaataaaaaaatatcacgtatacgcagcgcagcgcagttTCGCATTTCGTGTGTGCGGCAAAACGGTTTTCCTCGGAATCGACAGCAGCTCATTTGGCAACACAGGCAACTGTGTGTttgttaacaatatttaacaTTCATTATGGCCGTGTAGTTTggccagttgctgttgctggacgtgttgtgttgtgttgtgttgctcgctgttcatcatcatcgttgtagtcgcagtcgaaaatgCAATAACAACTTTCACTGGCACGCGCTTGCTTGGGGAGTGGACTGTCACGCCTCCCCACAATAGTGAACTGAGAATCaataccaaaaaacaaaaagaaataaaaaaactcgcctcaaaataaaacacacaagcgacaacaactgcaactgcaacatgtCGCAGAGTgtgcgcagcagcagcagccacagcagcagcaaccacagcaagtCTGGCCAGGCGACGACGTcgtcggctgctgctgctggacaGGATCAGCAGCTAAGTGCAGGGGGGCAGCGTGCCGCACAAGTTCAGCAGCATTGTGAACAAGGTGGAGTCGCTCATCAGCAAAATGCATCACGACAAGGTCAACAACTTTAAGCTgctccagcagcaacaacaacagcaatgtcAGGACCACGAACCCGATCCCAGTTGCACCAAATGCGCCTCGCTCGACTCGCTAAACAATCTGACAGACGAGGATCAGGATCAGGACGAACGGGAGCAGGAGTTGCTCTACACGGACTCGGACGATGCGGAAATCGCGCACATCACGGGCACCACGGCTGCTCAGGTGCATCacaatcagcagcaacagttgcagctgcatcgACGCAGCGATCTCGATCAGCTGACCAACGAGAGCATTCGCGAGCTCAACGAGCAATGCTGCGTTTCCCTCGGCGCCGAACTGAATGCCCCGGGAGCTCCGCCGGATGGGGAGCGAGGCGCACAGGATCAGGACTATGACAATGCCTGGAGTGTGGAGGAGGACATCGTGTACAAGTGTTGCAGCGGCACCGCCTCCGTCTCCGCTTCCGCCTCCGCTTCTGCTTCGTCTGCCAACAGCTTGTGCGAGGAGTGCTGCTTTGAGGAGCAGCTCAGCTACAAGCTGCGGCTCAACcaaagagacaacaacaacaacagcaaccacgaCGAGCACGAAGACAGCTGTGTGACGGCGACTGCCATTGCAATGGCCTCGGCAGCCGCATCCCTAACCAGCAGCCTTCCCATTGCCATTCCCTTCGCCaacacctcctcctcctcctcttcctccgCGACACCATCGACGACAACGCCGCTGCTTCTCGGGGGCGGTAACAACAAGACACGACGCGTGAGCAACGCGAGCAGCGGCTCCGTTAGCCGAATGGAGACAATCCTCGAGGAACCAACCGAGTCCAAGATATCCGTCAAGGAAATCCTGGCACGCTTCGAAACCATGAACTCCAATGAGGTAAACTTGCAACCAACTTTTTTCTAGCACCGGGATTAATTCTCTTTAGGAAACTCCGATGCTTAGCAGTTCGCAATGTTGTCTTACTTTTTACACGTTTTTTTCTGTACTATTTTCTAATTATCTTTACTTATTAACTGTTTTCTTTGACAACAACTGCAAGTGCCCTCAGGTTGTATCCGTCAAGGAAATCATGGCACCCGCAGCTTTTTTACTCCTGGATTAATACCCTTTAGTTTGATGTTTATTTAGGACCGCAGCTCGTAATGTTGTCTTGCAATTATAGCTGATCTCTGTTCTTGATTATTAACTAACATCTTTCCCTGTTTTCTTCGAAAATAACTCAGGTTGTCATCGCCTTTGATTcctcatttatttttgattagaTTAGTGCGTACAATctatagatatattttttgtttttttatgcgCCCAATGATCCTCtttaatttgataattattCAGAAAATTTTTACTTCTCTGAGTGATCTTCattttctttacttgtttAGTCACAATCAATCAttccattcattcatttttcatGTATATACTTCATTCTAATCACTTATTACACTCCCTTTATTATTCAGGTTTCTTTCTAGTTCAGTTCCTTAATTGTAATTACTATTTTGTGACTACTTTGCTTACAAATATGACAGACTCTTTacttattcatatttattctGTGGTTATTCTGAATAGTTTATTTGCTACGCCTCAATTGACCTTATTCCCTCTTACTTTTCATATCAAATGATCACTTTCTTCTCTTTGCAAAGCACCCAGAAACTTGCAGCTGCGGCGATGCTCTTGCAAATTAAAAGATATGACTTACAAACGCCGCTGGGGGTGTGAGCAAATTATTGTAATCATGTTGTGCAGAGCTCACTTGGTTTACTTAACCGCAAGTTGAGTTGAGGAAAAGGGAGGAGGCGGAAAAGTAGGGAGAGGAAAAGCTAACCTATGATTTTCAGCTCATAACTTGGTCATGTTATGAGTTGCTCGAGTTTCACAATGAGACGCCTTCTCCGTTGCCTTCACcttcgccgtcgccgtcgccttCGCAtaagtaataattataaataacaatttacaaattacGAATTATGAATTACGAATTGCGAATTAAGATGAGCATGTTTAGTAGTATGCAAAACGGTTTTGAAAAAACAAACTTCAAGATGAGAGTTGAtgaaagataaagataaaaataaagacgaattcgagagtcgagagtcgagacAGCTCTTTACAGTTTGATGTTCGAGTGTTGCGTTTAACGGTAAAGTTAATCAACACATAATCGCATTATTAGCATCGACAGCCCAGACaaaaggagagaaagaaagacagagaaagagagagagtcaaGTGTACCTCGAGAGTTAACTGCAAACATTCGCTTACATCACATTCatctgtttgtgtttgctcCTCTTCAtctcttcatcttcatctgtTGTGAACATAACGACGATCATAGGTGTTGattatacaacaacaaatgcgacAACTGCGACTTCAAGTTTAGAGTTATTTTTAGGTGTTTGCTGTTAGTAATAGAAATGATGTTAAGTAGCGCAAATGACTTTCAAAACTATAAAAGCTGCCCTCGTTGAACTCCTCTGTGGATTAGCTAATCAACCCTTCCGACCCTTGAACTTGATTAAGAAAGATTTACTTGACTTGAATcggatatttatttatatttatatctttcTGTAATTATTCAGTAGcagagttttgtttttcgttactgtttttgtttattggcAATTCTTGGAAGAAGAAGATTATTCTTGACTCGCTTCCCATCTAATGGGATCATCTCTGGTGTGTGTTACCGAGCGTGGCCGATGCTACGCTTCAGCTCAAAGCAGAGCGGAGCGGAGCGGAGGGGGATTCGCTTATCCCAATCCGATTCAATctaagccaagccaagccgtTGACCCACAGACGAGAAGAAAAGATAGAGAAGAAATGATAGAGCTGAACTTGAAGAGTGCTTTTCCCCATTTGACCAtttcaactgaactgaagaagaattgtaatttaactgtaatttgatttcaataatttaattacatttcgtgcgtttttattattgtccGACTTCTCAGCTGTTCTCCGTTTTCCGTTCtctgtttcggtttcggtttgcGTTCAAGTTTCTTCTTCctcagctgcagctgtaaAAATTGTATCTCAAGACGAGAGCTCAGCTGCATTTGTTTCGGACTCCGTAcattaatttcgaattttaattAGCTGGCATAGACAAAAGATACAACACACATTAACAATCAACAATACGATATAGTGGAGTGCATAAATGctcgtattttttttataagtgGCCAAACAAAGGCTGAAAA
It encodes the following:
- the LOC132795158 gene encoding LOW QUALITY PROTEIN: unconventional myosin-XV (The sequence of the model RefSeq protein was modified relative to this genomic sequence to represent the inferred CDS: deleted 2 bases in 2 codons); amino-acid sequence: MDWAEGDLVWFDPGVGHPIPGEIQEVHRAAQVIVVQAMIKGKAQTFALQPGEGSLRARQDLGSSGVEDMTLLDDLHEASLLWNLRLRYDKGLIYTFAGSILIAVNPYKMFPDAYGLEVAKQYAGRPLGALPPHLFAIGAAAHAALPSPQVVVISGESGSGKTESTKLVMQYLAAVVPGGGSASAVITEQILEAAPLLEAFGNARTARNDNSSRFGKYLEVYFKSGAIVGAKITQYLLEKSRIVTQAPGERNYHVFYEMLGGLSESERSKYGLLEADKYFYLNQGATDCASGRVDWASLLSAMQVLGVTEGEREGIVRVLAAVLHLGNVYFHRRQLRHGQEGVEIGSDAEIKWAAHLLHISAEGMHRALTSRTTEARAERLHTPLGIDQALDARDAFAKALYAGLFNWLVSRINSIVQKGGTHDAHRISILDIFGFEDLAENSFEQLCINYANENLQLYFNKHVFKLEQAEYARERLEWTPLAWDDNLPVIHLLAKKPVGICHLLDDESNFPRATDLSFLEKCHYNHALSELYARPRIGAQEFGVTHYAGQVWYCVDGFLDKNRDALRGDVLELLATSRLPLVSELTKQLRAQRDAGKTLPKGSNGRFVTMKPRTPTVAARFADSLQQLLQSMGRCHPWFVRCIKPNQEKQPLRMDMPCVLQQLRYLGMLDTIQIRQRGYPVRLRFQHFVERYRHLLSSPLARGTPYRELCRMLLEAMPRTGVEGPDYQLGATRVFLREALHRALESGRTERLRQAAVHIQRHVRGMLVRRQLTRRQLAATKLQARWRGQRQQQRYEHLRHGALTVQRLWRGKQARRRVQQLRSDHRRRQEAREAAQRAREAREAKQAVLERSQLSYLDIPAELAFIYSKLQGWQPPHSDRHLVKVLGTVPGPPAASAQLPPDLGQFSFGKFSSVYCNGLRLQPRREPITAPLLTRAASRDQDFQDALAVFKLILRWSNDKALEGEGAKEKLLADYIVHKALSSRGLRDEILVQLCNQLHGAEPALATRLWQLLGQCLCCFQPSAAFSKYLLKFVTDEAPAPPTRQLLQRQLLRQQSSSGGAAACRSFVPAWLEWRAWARGCDMALPLTLPDEASQTVAVDSWTSCEEAAALAVSTLGVASRGWTLVLDDGQQLTDSCGLDYVMDLIAEKELCPAFPAPRSDLLRSGAKFTRTTLPEGVKRPGVPPPAPPTSAGAAAAAGGSGGAAASKREQQQRDDEEEEESQSTPQRRSSRELLSRSSALNERYFERTEEPITPHLVPGAQSKSRSKSLDDLLAGDMGSQQLPLPDSDSQESPLHTLALGLSESRLNERYHSAERLAPMGKESAPRYQKSQHAGRRSHAASHGSAHSSKYNMDKSEYATRSSAMSDTSEAPSLASHVRRVRVPSQASDVDQFLDDLFSPVLDGSLDELSDARSLAASIRGGGAQNLDEFLDDYVDDDDEDDLLAALSSREQLVACIKGGGSTEHSNATATADPLLHQLMQLPGGEPDAAPAALYQQQVQRAFLQSAMAQNLQIQQQLLAQNQALQTLLSQQAQAGRDRDSNANGNVITNSHNRDPSGSPPAAGGGGNSPPSPVQSPLRMKTTTMMTTTRSSSLVLEAASGMQPPAPPPPPPMPPPLEGKDPSETRHFLDPYGRAKTVRIGKWRWPPPQGEPQFQTEEDFFAFKLRQQQRKTTPQAQHSLGGASATAIEWEEFEIESCKSPTPPAGLGNRMPVMQMHRSSMRLETNGSSGMDGVQLQQQQQLMTSTGSGSVTTTTTQMTTSTKLAKKSFEIGADRPPPGSVGKLKLSSEMRQRLEQVTAGHSVRSTVSNKSEQRAPAKLEDTRKLMLQQQLGGLFASVNATPAVESLATVRTQIERMEGKLSPPPAPPTAWPGVLLPPAPSVPAPPPPIRPPSMAPPAPPPAPQSPLQLQHSPEAEEPEPDYRKEHVPAFIQRQERDTFGAVRQPMGSQLLLHHQQQQQQQQQQLQLQQQQLHRYQHQQQSLHDQHQDQHSVAVWEQELQTERERSRSRSRSRDREDYSESVWDRAEVEGPASGSGSEKEREKRERERERLYELRQVEREKESHKVYQPAPPRVIQASLDTTGSKSTREREREREREPATFRTHMAQKYEHERKRKSSASSAGVRESESLLLDSSSSISMSPVVVPAPVPPAPVTPTSAAAAASAVTSSAVGAASGGSTACLTYNRVPWKLRVRKEVFQPHEPIGPPVALDLLFAQVLSDVFGVTPCLRITPQEKNAALNMLHGHGVSVDTLAARGQQVRALVKRHLVDMARDWPLYFARLFAVQGAPLYPDVSIMGVSHSGLYLARRDADYLIVVQAISFAEIQNAVTLPRPAALQLNLRNGKHLALHATRAAAIQSMITGFVAEYRKSQSKASTLSSGARAAAQTLNVPLERLESRQAQQQQQQQRNEHSHSNGNDAAIEQQLLQQQVELHHHQQQQQQHQQQQQQQQHHQLEDAAEEQLLEQQRYMKQQSYLHSARKSNAGQQPNSLTNGQLSQQQQQQQHHDLDGSNYMQDDAGNGGTPPSVTKYSLLQFAMQHFRNDQLRDADRHHERHQSSSAANRSYAELVKWQGHAIRLPLLRLPNDLAPLALECFDCILRYCGDIPLDPELTEVKCVYTVLMHCHKYLALRDEVYCQLMKQTTANRSPCPDSSQRAWRLLSILAAYFGCSDALRPYLMEHLTSAASDRRRSCHGTAAVCLTNLRKTARCGGRKNVPSVEEVTAVSAGRSARRQIYRLPGGAERVVNTRCSTVVADVIAELCALLGVESEAEQQEFSLYCIVQGDAFTMPLAADEYILDVTTELLKSGQPFYLIFCRSVWHFALKREPAPMPLYVEVLFNQVAPDYLEGLLLELPGNGVPMPEMVRDMARIAALLHRAADLSHVPAMKEIKFLLPKPALGIREIRPAQWVGLVQSAWPQVANLSPGQVKAQFLNVLAAWPLFGSSFFAVKRIWAEDGPHVEDNHSPMWRDLILALNRRGVLFLDPNTHETLQHWSFMEVISTRKVRSEDGALFLDMKVGNLMQQRVIRVQTEQAHEISRLVRQYITMAQISQRDKRELN